In Candidatus Dependentiae bacterium, the following proteins share a genomic window:
- a CDS encoding ABC transporter ATP-binding protein produces the protein MQPILKIRSLSKVYKTSKKTVVALDNVNLDIFEGEIFGLLGVNGAGKTTLSSILATLHPPTSGDVLFHDESIYKNLNHYRNNLGFCPQHQNLDMELSVEENLIFAGRYFLLPKEETTKKTHQLIAQLELEKYRHFAIKELSGGNKQRVLIARALIHNPKIVILDEPTVGLDPDIRRKLWDIIRDLKTRGITVILTTHYLDEAEYLSDRVCMLHKGKIMLVESLHTLKQKHELKNLEEIFLQLTKEYQDEIS, from the coding sequence ATGCAGCCCATATTAAAAATTCGCAGTCTGTCTAAAGTATATAAAACTTCAAAAAAAACAGTGGTCGCTCTTGATAATGTAAATCTTGATATTTTTGAAGGTGAAATTTTCGGTCTGCTTGGCGTTAACGGTGCAGGCAAAACAACGCTATCATCAATTTTGGCAACCTTACATCCACCAACATCAGGTGATGTACTTTTTCATGATGAATCAATTTATAAAAACTTAAATCATTACCGCAATAACTTAGGATTTTGTCCACAACATCAAAATCTTGATATGGAACTTTCCGTTGAGGAAAATCTCATATTTGCCGGACGCTATTTTTTGTTACCAAAAGAAGAAACAACTAAAAAAACTCATCAATTAATAGCGCAACTTGAATTGGAAAAATATCGACACTTTGCAATCAAAGAACTTTCAGGGGGTAACAAACAACGTGTATTAATTGCACGCGCACTTATTCATAATCCTAAAATTGTCATTTTAGATGAACCAACTGTTGGCCTTGATCCTGACATTCGCCGCAAACTGTGGGATATTATTCGTGATTTAAAAACTCGTGGCATTACCGTTATTTTAACCACACATTATCTTGATGAAGCGGAATATCTTTCCGATCGTGTGTGCATGCTGCACAAAGGAAAGATCATGCTTGTTGAATCATTGCACACCTTAAAACAAAAACATGAACTGAAAAATCTTGAAGAAATTTTCCTACAGTTAACCAAAGAGTACCAAGATGAAATCTCATAA